The proteins below come from a single Stomoxys calcitrans chromosome 1, idStoCalc2.1, whole genome shotgun sequence genomic window:
- the LOC106087800 gene encoding small ribosomal subunit protein mS26 produces the protein MLRASTGILSRLSAAEGKTGSSEFALEFVRWRRKPRWLPTAKSKMYRVPERKEQTTEEKAELLRLHNNYKTQLRSVRQYLREENQRIAETSTADHFVLTPEQEEADFQRCLKENENWNQEIALIREARLAKERQTKVDYVQERLRLAEQREEEKMEKIEDLVRKQKELSKTFITRDNLDAAIEQAIANPIDYNFSIDLQGNMYRGRTNTPGNPGGQSSQSLLESEDRLEAKN, from the exons ATGTTGAGGGCCTCTACTGGTATTTTGAGCCGTCTTTCTGCCGCAGAGGGGAAAACTGGAAGCTCCGAATTTGCTTTGGAATTTGTAAGATGGAGACGCAAGCCCCGTTGGTTGCCAACAGCAAAGAGCAAAATGTACAGAGTTCCTGAACGAAAAGAACAAACGACAGAGGAAAAGGCTGAGTTATTGCGTCTTCATAACAACTACAA GACACAGTTACGTTCCGTACGCCAGTATTTAAGGGAAGAAAATCAGCGAATTGCTGAGACATCCACTGCGGACCATTTTGTTTTGACACCAGAACAGGAAGAAGCCGATTTTCAACGTTGCCTGAAGGAAAACGAAAATTGGAACCAGGAAATAGCCCTCATTCGTGAAGCACGTCTGGCCAAGGAGCGACAAACTAAGGTCGACTATGTACAAGAAAGACTAAGACTGGCCGAACAACGAGAGGaggagaaaatggaaaaaattgaaGATTTAGTAAGAAAGCAAAag gAACTTTCCAAGACATTCATTACACGTGACAATCTGGATGCAGCCATTGAACAAGCCATAGCTAATCCCATTGACTATAACTTCTCTATAGATCTTCAGGGAAATATGTATCGGGGACGCACCAACACTCCCGGCAACCCTGGCGGGCAAAGCAGCCAATCCCTTTTGGAATCAGAAGAtcgtttggaagccaaaaaTTAA